The Salvia miltiorrhiza cultivar Shanhuang (shh) chromosome 1, IMPLAD_Smil_shh, whole genome shotgun sequence genome has a window encoding:
- the LOC131006453 gene encoding phospholipase A1-Ibeta2, chloroplastic produces the protein MMQIGATLPAHNLQVFQVRRAVFECSGSPLNPHKRAPARNSPENLSTDMTRKHLSNLERLLQKQSHPNPPPGPEAEPEPEPETRTRGILEGLTLWPEMKAAEEMSPRHLNRLQRLLSKSAEYSPRNSLGCRWRDYHGANDWAGMLDPLDENLRREVVRSGEFIQAAYHGFHSKPATSPEEVQWPRHVALPDRSYRMTRSLYATASVGLPKWVDHVAPDLGWMTQRSSWVGYVAVCDDRREIQRMGRRDIVIALRGTATCLEWAENVRDVLVPVADDDENGDTPAKVELGFQSLLKTRGEHVPSLAESVVEEIKRLMEKYKGETLSITITGHSLGAALALLVADELSTCAPDVPPIAVFSFGGPRVGNRGFANRLSSNKVKVLRIVNSQDLVTRVPGMFVNEDLDNKLRATGAGGRLLDALVPWSYAHVGTELRVDTKMSPFLRPDADVACCHDLEAYLHLVDGFLASNCPFRSNAKRSLWKLLNEQRSNVKRLYTSKAKALNLSNVKSSGMAMSNCLPSPS, from the coding sequence ATGATGCAAATCGGAGCAACACTTCCCGCACACAATCTCCAAGTATTTCAGGTGAGGCGGGCCGTGTTCGAATGCTCGGGCTCACCTCTCAACCCCCACAAACGGGCCCCGGCCCGAAACTCGCCGGAGAATTTATCCACCGACATGACGAGGAAGCATCTATCCAACCTCGAAAGACTGCTGCAGAAGCAGTCCCACCCGAATCCGCCGCCCGGCCCGGAGGccgaacccgaacccgaacccgaaacCCGGACCAGAGGCATCCTGGAAGGCCTGACCCTCTGGCCCGAGATGAAGGCCGCGGAGGAGATGTCGCCCCGACACCTCAACCGCCTGCAGCGCCTCTTATCCAAATCCGCCGAGTACTCCCCCCGCAACAGCCTCGGCTGCCGCTGGCGCGACTACCACGGCGCCAACGACTGGGCCGGCATGCTCGACCCGCTCGACGAGAACCTCCGCCGCGAGGTGGTCCGGTCGGGCGAGTTCATCCAGGCGGCCTACCACGGCTTCCACTCGAAGCCCGCCACATCGCCCGAGGAGGTCCAGTGGCCACGCCACGTGGCCCTCCCGGACCGGTCCTACAGAATGACGCGGAGCCTCTATGCTACCGCGTCAGTGGGCCTCCCCAAGTGGGTGGACCACGTAGCCCCGGACCTCGGGTGGATGACCCAGAGGTCCAGCTGGGTGGGCTACGTGGCCGTTTGCGACGACCGCAGGGAGATCCAACGGATGGGGAGGAGGGACATCGTCATCGCGCTACGTGGCACCGCCACGTGCCTCGAGTGGGCCGAGAACGTCAGAGATGTCCTCGTTCCCGTCGCCGACGACGACGAGAACGGGGACACGCCAGCCAAAGTGGAATTGGGATTTCAAAGCTTGTTAAAAACGCGTGGGGAGCACGTGCCCAGTTTGGCGGAATCCGTCGTTGAAGAGATCAAAAGGCTAATGGAAAAATACAAAGGTGAAACCCTAAGCATAACCATAACGGGGCACAGCCTCGGCGCGGCGCTCGCCCTGCTCGTGGCCGACGAGCTGAGCACGTGCGCCCCCGACGTGCCCCCGATCGCCGTGTTCTCGTTCGGCGGGCCCCGCGTGGGGAACCGCGGTTTCGCCAACCGGCTCAGCTCAAACAAGGTGAAAGTCCTCCGCATTGTGAATTCCCAAGATTTGGTGACTCGGGTGCCGGGCATGTTCGTGAACGAGGATCTCGACAACAAGCTGCGGGCGACGGGGGCCGGGGGGAGGCTCCTCGACGCCCTCGTGCCGTGGTCGTATGCGCACGTGGGGACGGAGCTGAGAGTGGATACGAAGATGTCGCCGTTTCTGAGACCCGACGCGGATGTGGCGTGCTGCCATGATTTGGAGGCGTATCTGCATCTGGTTGATGGGTTTTTGGCATCGAATTGCCCGTTTCGGTCGAATGCGAAGAGGAGTTTGTGGAAACTGTTGAATGAGCAAAGATCCAACGTCAAAAGATTGTACACGAGCAAGGCTAAGGCATTGAACTTGAGCAATGTCAAGAGTAGTGGAATGGCTATGTCTAATTGTTTGCCAAGTCCATCATGA